One window of the Chryseotalea sp. WA131a genome contains the following:
- a CDS encoding DUF3667 domain-containing protein, giving the protein MAKLCLNCNRKLEGNFCIHCGQSAEIHRFTVKHVFSHYFAHAIFHFDKGLFFSVKELFFRPGHSVREYIEGKRVAHINYFSMLVLLTMVFSLIEHLTPFHYTDLGDGRNDILKRIDNLLKEHPKFIFLTMIPLQALVSYLLFRKADQNYSEHFVLNSLQTKIHFIESSDVNLFK; this is encoded by the coding sequence ATGGCCAAACTATGTCTAAACTGCAATAGAAAACTTGAGGGGAATTTTTGTATTCACTGCGGTCAGTCAGCTGAAATCCATCGCTTTACGGTGAAGCATGTCTTCAGTCACTATTTCGCGCATGCCATTTTCCATTTTGACAAAGGCCTGTTCTTTTCAGTAAAAGAATTGTTTTTCCGACCGGGGCACTCAGTACGAGAATACATAGAAGGCAAAAGAGTTGCTCATATCAACTACTTCTCGATGTTGGTATTGTTAACTATGGTTTTCTCATTGATTGAGCACCTCACTCCCTTTCATTACACCGATTTAGGAGATGGGCGAAATGACATCCTAAAAAGAATTGACAACCTACTAAAAGAGCATCCAAAATTCATATTTCTTACGATGATACCTCTACAGGCGTTAGTCAGCTACTTGCTCTTTCGAAAAGCTGACCAAAATTACTCTGAACATTTTGTCCTGAATTCATTGCAAACGAAGATACATTTTATAGAAAGTTCTGATGTCAATCTTTTTAAATAG
- a CDS encoding phytoene/squalene synthase family protein: protein MSKELFDKVSIRCSRLTTRSYSTSFSLGIRCLEKEMRDPIYSIYGFVRFADEIVDTFHAYDKATLLKRFKEDTYLAIQEKISLNPILNSFQKTVNQFGIEKELYDQFLKSMEMDLDKRHYDSAAIKEYILGSAEVVGLMTLRVFCKGDGEMYERLKPSAMRLGAAFQKINFLRDLNADFNQMGRTYFPNVDLTNFDDTTKQRIEDDIAKDFHDGYLGIKQLPRSARFGVYVAYLYYIALFEKIKNTPSSTVLTQRIRVRNRRKLSILAYSYVKHQLNLI from the coding sequence ATGAGCAAAGAACTCTTCGATAAAGTAAGCATTCGTTGTAGCCGCCTCACCACGCGCAGTTACAGTACTTCCTTTTCGTTGGGCATTCGGTGCTTAGAGAAAGAAATGCGCGACCCCATTTATTCCATTTATGGGTTCGTTCGTTTTGCCGATGAAATTGTCGACACTTTTCATGCTTATGACAAAGCGACTTTACTGAAGCGTTTCAAAGAAGATACATACCTCGCCATCCAAGAAAAAATAAGTTTAAACCCCATTCTTAATAGTTTTCAAAAAACTGTCAATCAATTTGGCATTGAAAAAGAATTGTACGACCAGTTTTTGAAAAGTATGGAGATGGATTTAGATAAAAGGCACTACGATAGCGCGGCTATCAAAGAATACATTTTGGGTTCTGCCGAAGTAGTGGGGCTGATGACCTTGCGCGTATTCTGCAAAGGAGATGGCGAAATGTACGAACGCCTGAAGCCTTCGGCCATGAGATTGGGCGCTGCCTTTCAAAAAATAAATTTCTTGCGCGACTTAAATGCGGATTTCAATCAAATGGGTAGAACTTATTTCCCTAATGTTGATTTAACCAACTTTGACGATACCACCAAGCAACGGATTGAAGACGACATAGCCAAGGATTTTCACGATGGCTATCTTGGTATTAAGCAACTTCCTCGTTCTGCACGGTTCGGTGTATACGTAGCTTACCTTTACTACATTGCACTGTTCGAAAAGATTAAAAATACACCAAGCAGTACCGTGCTAACGCAGCGCATTCGGGTACGTAACCGAAGAAAACTTTCCATTCTTGCTTACTCGTACGTAAAGCATCAACTCAATCTTATTTGA
- a CDS encoding MerR family transcriptional regulator — MGKYSIKELEKLSGIKAHTIRIWEKRHRLIEPSRTQTNIRFYSDDDLKKIINVSVLNSNGIKISKIIKLTPDQIHQQVVEMSNQKNSIDIYIEQLIVAMIDMEEEQFEEILSSLISKFGFEKTYIEIIYPFLEKIGVLWLSDNITPAQEHFISHLIRQKLIVAIDALPLAPKTAKRAVLYLPESELHEIGLLFYHYVAKFMGLRTYYLGQTVPYKSLLSVYQDHKPDMVITCLTSGPKPADMPKYLDRLVEDLPNSRILASGYALRKANITQHSSVKIFSNVMEFRLLVGNEIVMFNN; from the coding sequence ATGGGAAAATATTCAATAAAAGAGCTAGAAAAACTTTCGGGCATCAAAGCTCACACCATTCGCATTTGGGAAAAGCGTCATCGGCTGATCGAGCCATCTCGTACACAAACCAATATTCGCTTTTATTCAGATGATGATTTGAAGAAAATCATCAACGTTTCCGTGCTTAATTCAAATGGAATCAAGATTTCCAAGATAATCAAATTAACGCCCGACCAAATCCATCAACAAGTGGTGGAGATGAGCAATCAAAAAAACAGCATTGATATCTACATTGAACAGTTGATTGTGGCGATGATTGACATGGAGGAGGAGCAATTTGAAGAAATCCTCAGTTCATTGATTTCTAAGTTCGGGTTTGAAAAAACATATATCGAAATTATCTACCCATTTTTGGAAAAGATTGGCGTGTTGTGGCTAAGCGATAATATTACCCCTGCACAAGAACATTTTATTTCTCATTTGATTCGGCAGAAATTAATTGTGGCAATTGATGCATTGCCGCTTGCTCCAAAAACAGCCAAGCGCGCGGTTCTTTATTTACCCGAAAGCGAGTTGCATGAAATTGGCCTTTTGTTTTATCACTATGTAGCGAAATTTATGGGCCTAAGAACCTACTACTTAGGCCAAACCGTACCCTACAAATCATTGCTTTCTGTTTACCAAGATCACAAACCCGACATGGTGATTACCTGCCTCACATCAGGTCCCAAACCAGCGGATATGCCAAAGTATTTGGATAGATTAGTTGAAGATCTTCCGAATTCTCGAATTCTAGCTTCTGGTTATGCTCTGCGAAAAGCAAATATCACCCAACATTCCTCTGTTAAAATATTTTCTAACGTAATGGAATTCAGGTTGTTAGTTGGTAACGAGATTGTAATGTTTAATAATTAG
- the crtI gene encoding phytoene desaturase, translating into MKKIAVIGAGFAGLSSASYLAMEGYDVTVFEKNSSVGGRARKFEAKGFVYDMGPSWYWMPDVFEKYFNLFGKKVSDYYSLKRLDPSYRIFYSKNDVLDIPAGEEALCQLFENIEKGSAAYLRKFLEEGAYKYRVGINKLVYKPGLSLSELLDADLMKGIFKLHVFESVSAYVKKYFKDPRLIQLLEFPVLFLGAPADKTPALYTLMNYADMSLGTWYPEGGMNKIVEGMEKLAIELGVKFELNSSVEKINVKNNVASSVVINGTQTPLDYIVAGADYHHVEQHLLPKENRRYDEGYWQNRVMAPSSLIYYLGINKKVKNLLHHNLVFDSDFGLHAKEIYESPQWPTNPLFYVSVPSKTDPTVAPDGQENIFLLMPVAPGLDDQEEIRERYFDLMIRKLEYLTGDSIKEHIVYKKSYAHANFIADYNSFKGNAYGLANTIQQTANLKPSILNKKVKNLFYTGQLTVPGPGVPPSLISGQVVAKELIKRDRG; encoded by the coding sequence ATGAAAAAAATTGCTGTTATCGGTGCGGGGTTTGCAGGTTTATCGTCTGCCAGTTACTTGGCGATGGAGGGCTATGACGTTACCGTCTTCGAAAAAAATTCTTCAGTAGGAGGCCGGGCACGTAAGTTTGAAGCAAAGGGATTTGTGTATGATATGGGCCCCAGCTGGTATTGGATGCCCGATGTTTTTGAAAAATATTTTAACCTCTTTGGGAAAAAAGTAAGCGATTACTATTCGTTGAAAAGACTGGATCCCTCCTACCGAATTTTTTATTCCAAGAATGATGTGCTGGATATCCCAGCCGGTGAAGAAGCACTTTGCCAACTATTTGAAAACATAGAGAAAGGGAGCGCAGCCTATTTGCGTAAATTTTTGGAAGAAGGTGCGTACAAATACCGAGTGGGCATCAACAAACTAGTCTATAAACCGGGTCTTTCTCTTTCAGAGCTGTTGGATGCTGACTTGATGAAAGGGATTTTTAAACTTCACGTATTCGAGTCGGTATCGGCCTACGTAAAAAAATATTTCAAAGACCCTCGGCTTATTCAGTTGCTCGAGTTCCCCGTTTTATTCTTGGGTGCACCAGCCGACAAAACACCCGCGCTTTACACTTTAATGAATTATGCCGACATGAGCTTAGGCACGTGGTACCCTGAAGGTGGCATGAATAAGATTGTGGAAGGAATGGAAAAATTAGCCATTGAATTGGGCGTAAAATTTGAGTTGAACAGTTCGGTAGAGAAGATTAACGTGAAAAACAATGTGGCATCGAGTGTCGTGATCAATGGCACGCAGACACCTCTTGATTATATCGTGGCGGGGGCCGACTATCATCATGTGGAACAACACCTTCTTCCTAAAGAAAATCGTAGATACGATGAAGGGTATTGGCAAAACCGGGTAATGGCACCCTCTAGCCTAATTTACTATTTGGGCATCAACAAAAAAGTAAAAAACCTGCTCCACCATAATCTAGTTTTTGATAGCGACTTTGGCTTGCATGCGAAAGAAATTTATGAAAGTCCGCAATGGCCAACGAATCCTTTGTTTTATGTGAGTGTTCCTTCCAAGACCGATCCGACAGTTGCACCCGATGGGCAAGAGAATATTTTCTTATTGATGCCGGTTGCCCCGGGATTGGATGATCAAGAAGAAATCCGCGAAAGATATTTTGACTTGATGATCCGCAAGCTAGAATACCTCACGGGCGATTCGATTAAGGAACATATTGTTTACAAAAAAAGCTATGCACACGCCAATTTTATTGCCGATTACAATTCATTTAAAGGCAATGCCTATGGTTTGGCGAATACCATTCAACAAACAGCCAATTTAAAACCATCTATCTTAAACAAAAAGGTTAAAAACCTGTTTTATACAGGTCAACTTACTGTTCCTGGGCCAGGTGTACCTCCTTCGCTCATTTCAGGACAGGTGGTAGCAAAGGAACTGATAAAAAGAGATAGGGGATAG
- a CDS encoding fatty acid desaturase: MAFIDNVLQVPSYGWADKNGELVKPSVARLYAEAFSRINIFKTKKNWIPFINWFMAICMLPFLYFFLFRYFSWPLLLAFILYSMIIMSTMATVWFHRYSTHRAFTFSNPVWKFITQNLTLRTFPEEVYVVSHHVHHLKVEKPGDPYNAYAGLMYCMLSDVNHQAIAKNLSEEEYKKVSHFISHTGVQINSYAQYQKWGSIATPFYTIAIWILNWSFWYGMFYLMGGHALACTLFSAALFWFVLVRAFNYTGHGGGKAKHVDGIDFDRSNLSINQSRPGWFSGEWHNNHHLYPDSARAGFLPYQIDLAWVYIYCLHKIGGIATYRDLKKQFLERYEIGKEKEVVNSIRADVTSAATPDGL, encoded by the coding sequence ATGGCTTTTATCGACAATGTACTTCAAGTGCCCTCATACGGTTGGGCAGATAAGAATGGTGAACTAGTAAAACCATCCGTTGCGCGGCTATATGCCGAAGCATTTTCGCGTATCAATATTTTCAAGACCAAGAAAAATTGGATACCTTTTATTAACTGGTTCATGGCAATTTGCATGTTGCCATTTCTGTATTTCTTTTTGTTTCGTTATTTTTCATGGCCACTGTTGCTTGCTTTTATTTTGTACAGCATGATTATCATGAGTACCATGGCCACTGTGTGGTTTCATCGGTATAGCACGCACCGCGCCTTCACGTTCAGTAACCCGGTTTGGAAATTCATCACGCAAAATCTAACGCTTCGCACTTTTCCCGAAGAAGTGTATGTGGTCTCTCATCATGTGCATCACTTGAAAGTGGAAAAGCCGGGCGACCCCTACAATGCGTATGCTGGTTTAATGTATTGTATGTTGTCGGATGTCAATCACCAAGCCATTGCCAAAAACTTGAGTGAAGAAGAGTATAAAAAAGTATCTCATTTCATAAGCCACACAGGTGTACAAATCAACAGCTATGCGCAATATCAAAAGTGGGGATCTATTGCCACACCCTTTTATACTATTGCCATCTGGATTTTGAATTGGTCGTTTTGGTACGGTATGTTTTATTTAATGGGCGGTCATGCGTTGGCTTGCACGTTGTTCAGTGCAGCTTTGTTCTGGTTTGTATTGGTGCGTGCCTTTAACTATACGGGTCACGGTGGTGGCAAAGCAAAACATGTTGACGGAATTGACTTCGACCGAAGCAATTTATCGATCAATCAATCGCGCCCGGGTTGGTTTTCGGGCGAATGGCACAACAATCATCATTTATATCCCGACAGCGCACGCGCAGGATTTTTACCTTATCAAATTGACCTCGCTTGGGTTTACATTTATTGCCTTCACAAAATAGGTGGCATTGCCACCTACCGCGATTTGAAGAAACAGTTTTTGGAAAGGTATGAGATAGGGAAGGAGAAGGAAGTAGTTAATAGTATACGGGCAGATGTGACAAGTGCAGCAACTCCGGATGGTTTGTAA
- a CDS encoding M28 family peptidase, which produces MSKTLSSCFLVLLSMVTLPNANSQVFADSAFFQNRLASFAKGNNLRRFNYVKKYPKRNNLTSLQVKTQGIDWLGLYRNVIVEKKGQTDSIVYVVCHYDKIDGNIFSFVNLLINGSLDVLFSNTFLTKGAYDNGTGVVTLLSLLEWINGQTTRYTYRFLFVGMEEYGLRGSRRHVSSLTLKEWSKCVYAINIDMIAEKKFKGVTVTADVSDHRLVNTAKQISESNGNSLTTAFLPDGALSDFHSFTGQSFTKDFGISFMANLAGAFIPQRSYFTKRKDAIPVINFSDDTHFGVSDMVSIFSPISFGTVHSLNDQIKRVSANNLVGYSEFLKLFIKSLDESNSIASKK; this is translated from the coding sequence ATGTCAAAAACGCTTAGTTCATGTTTTTTGGTTTTATTGAGCATGGTAACATTGCCGAATGCAAACAGCCAGGTTTTTGCAGATTCAGCTTTCTTTCAAAATCGTTTGGCAAGCTTTGCGAAAGGAAACAACCTAAGACGATTCAACTATGTAAAGAAATATCCCAAACGAAACAACTTGACAAGTTTGCAAGTTAAAACACAGGGAATCGATTGGTTGGGCCTTTACCGAAATGTAATCGTTGAAAAAAAGGGGCAAACTGATTCTATTGTCTATGTTGTATGTCATTATGATAAAATTGACGGTAACATTTTCTCATTTGTAAACTTGTTGATCAACGGAAGTTTAGATGTTCTCTTTTCGAATACATTTCTCACCAAGGGAGCCTATGACAATGGTACGGGCGTGGTCACGCTTTTGAGTTTATTGGAATGGATCAATGGGCAAACAACTCGCTACACGTATCGTTTCTTGTTTGTGGGCATGGAAGAATACGGACTTCGAGGGTCAAGAAGACATGTATCAAGCTTGACATTGAAAGAATGGAGCAAATGTGTGTATGCAATCAATATTGACATGATTGCGGAAAAAAAGTTTAAGGGAGTGACTGTAACGGCCGATGTAAGTGACCATCGGCTAGTTAACACCGCGAAACAGATTAGCGAAAGCAACGGAAATAGCTTGACCACCGCTTTCTTGCCCGATGGCGCACTGAGCGATTTTCATTCGTTTACAGGTCAAAGTTTTACTAAAGACTTCGGCATTTCATTTATGGCCAACCTCGCGGGGGCATTTATTCCGCAAAGAAGTTATTTTACAAAAAGAAAAGATGCGATTCCTGTGATTAATTTTTCAGATGATACGCATTTTGGCGTGAGTGATATGGTTAGTATTTTTTCACCAATTTCTTTTGGCACGGTGCATAGCTTGAATGATCAAATAAAAAGGGTCAGCGCCAACAATCTAGTAGGGTATTCCGAATTCTTAAAGCTGTTCATTAAATCGTTAGACGAATCAAATTCTATAGCTTCTAAAAAATAG
- a CDS encoding beta-lactamase family protein yields MRFKLLLISILSSHFLFGQNRFQRIDSLFNTFREHGQFNGNVLIIEKGKPIYQKSFGLANKESKEELKENSVSELTSCAKQFTALAIVQLKEQGKLNYDDAIDKHLPELREYHKVTVRHLLNHTSGMPDYMQLMDSLWDKAKIATNQDIIYLFEAHRPPLLFEPNTKFKYSNTGYVLLASIIEKLSGLSYATYLDKKYFKPLRMSNTFIFYRRYAPKKVINNASGYVYDFSSNRFVLANNYNYNSNKIVIWLDGIVGDGTINSTVSDLVKWDRALYQNTLITKESKKDLYVPATLMDGTKTQYGLGLFFINDNTFGYYASNTEGWPGYATFIERHITSDKVIIIHTNYDEIPSLLKALRHILYSDDTRKKNRN; encoded by the coding sequence ATGAGATTCAAGTTACTTTTAATCTCGATACTCTCCAGTCATTTTCTTTTTGGTCAAAATAGATTTCAGAGAATTGACAGCCTCTTTAATACTTTTCGCGAGCATGGGCAGTTCAATGGAAATGTTTTGATAATTGAGAAAGGCAAGCCAATTTATCAAAAGAGTTTTGGTTTGGCGAATAAAGAGAGCAAAGAAGAATTAAAGGAAAATTCGGTTTCTGAATTGACTTCTTGTGCAAAACAATTCACTGCACTGGCCATTGTTCAACTTAAAGAACAGGGCAAGTTGAATTACGATGATGCTATTGACAAACACCTTCCTGAACTTAGAGAATATCACAAAGTAACGGTAAGGCATTTGTTAAATCACACCAGCGGAATGCCCGACTATATGCAGCTAATGGATAGCTTGTGGGACAAGGCGAAGATTGCTACCAATCAGGATATCATCTATTTATTTGAAGCTCATCGCCCCCCATTGTTATTTGAACCGAATACAAAATTTAAATACAGCAATACAGGCTATGTTTTATTGGCGTCTATTATAGAAAAATTGTCGGGATTATCTTATGCCACTTATCTAGATAAAAAATATTTTAAACCACTAAGAATGTCAAACACATTTATATTCTATCGTAGATATGCGCCAAAAAAAGTTATTAATAATGCTTCTGGATATGTCTACGACTTTAGTTCAAATCGATTTGTATTGGCTAACAACTACAACTACAACTCCAATAAAATAGTAATATGGTTAGATGGGATTGTTGGAGATGGAACAATAAACTCCACCGTTAGTGATTTGGTGAAGTGGGACAGGGCTTTATATCAAAACACGTTAATTACTAAAGAGAGCAAAAAAGACTTGTATGTTCCCGCTACGTTAATGGATGGTACAAAGACTCAATATGGACTAGGTTTGTTTTTTATTAACGATAATACCTTTGGTTATTACGCAAGCAATACTGAGGGGTGGCCTGGTTATGCAACATTTATCGAGCGGCATATCACCAGCGATAAAGTCATCATCATTCACACAAACTATGATGAAATACCGAGCTTACTTAAGGCATTGAGACATATTTTGTATAGCGATGATACACGAAAGAAAAACAGGAATTGA
- a CDS encoding RNA polymerase sigma factor, translating into MTVREFEKQLTTLRPMLRGFTHRFTRDREESLDLVQDTILKALTYRSKYREDTNLKGWLFTIMRNTYINNYRKFKREKTSTDSTKELYHLNVEDTHTFNQPEGSIEFKEVWRNVNALKDDLLIPFKMHTTGYKYHEIAEHLQLPIGTVKNRIFHARKEIQKNLAGYQ; encoded by the coding sequence ATGACGGTAAGAGAATTTGAAAAACAACTCACCACCCTTCGTCCAATGTTGAGGGGTTTTACGCACCGATTCACGCGCGATCGCGAGGAGTCTCTAGACCTTGTTCAGGATACTATTTTAAAGGCGCTTACCTATCGAAGCAAATACCGAGAAGACACTAATTTAAAAGGATGGTTGTTTACCATCATGCGCAATACCTATATCAACAACTACCGAAAATTTAAGCGCGAGAAAACATCTACCGATAGTACAAAAGAATTGTATCACTTAAATGTGGAAGATACGCATACCTTTAATCAGCCAGAAGGTAGTATTGAATTTAAGGAAGTATGGCGCAATGTGAATGCTTTGAAGGATGACTTATTGATACCTTTTAAAATGCACACAACGGGTTATAAGTATCATGAAATTGCTGAACACTTGCAACTACCGATTGGCACAGTGAAAAACAGAATTTTTCACGCACGAAAAGAAATTCAAAAAAACTTAGCAGGATATCAATAA
- a CDS encoding ligase-associated DNA damage response DEXH box helicase, translating into MSGEEWFFELGWQVFDFQKEAWHAYLLGFNGIVNAPTGSGKTYSLLVPILQEAENSFNENTHHGIQAIWITPIRALGKEIELSAKRAIDGMGLDWKVGVRTGDTTSREREKQKTTPPQFLITTPESLHLLLSQKGYPTYFKNLKSIIVDEWHELIGAKRGVLMELALSRLKAICPTLKVWGISATIGNMEQSLQVLLGDYESSKKVKTIRANIEKKVEILSILPNEVERMPWAGHLGIHLLEKVLPIIRESKSTLLFTNTRSFAEIWYQKLLDFAPELSGVLAMHHGSISMELRNWVEEQLHDGKLKAVVCTSSLDLGVDFRPVETIIQVGSPKGVARFMQRAGRSGHQPGAVSRIYFLPTNSLELTEAAALREAMNRKIVEDRIPYLRSFDVLVQYLITLAVSDGFKPDEILREIKTTASFSSITEEEWNWALSFVATGGQSLTAYNEYRKVVVEDGIYKVTSRAVAHKHRLSIGTIVGDTLIHIKFVSGKYLGTIEEYFISRLNVGDVFWFAGQSLELVRIKEMEAHVRKSKRKSGKVPSWQGGRMPLSSQLSEMIRVKIDEAARAQEKDAEMKFLRPLMDLQKERSHLPFLHEFLIEYFQSDEGYHVVMYPFEGRNVHEGLGALVAYRIAQIRPLTFSIAMNDYGFELLCDQEIPIYEAIETNVLGSENLSTDILASINNTEMARRKFRDIAAISGLVFKGMPGKKIKEKHLQSSAQLFFNVFHEYEPDNLLLLQAFEEVMDFQLEEARMLQVLQRISQQKIIITEPEKPTPFAFPIIVDRMSREKLTSEKLEDRVKRMAVEYKE; encoded by the coding sequence ATGTCTGGCGAGGAGTGGTTTTTTGAACTTGGCTGGCAAGTTTTTGATTTTCAAAAAGAAGCTTGGCATGCTTATTTACTAGGTTTTAATGGAATCGTCAACGCCCCAACAGGTAGCGGAAAGACCTATTCGTTGCTCGTCCCTATTTTACAAGAAGCTGAAAATAGTTTTAATGAAAATACCCATCACGGTATTCAAGCCATTTGGATTACACCCATTCGGGCCTTGGGAAAGGAAATTGAACTATCGGCCAAACGGGCTATTGACGGCATGGGCCTAGATTGGAAGGTAGGTGTGCGCACAGGCGATACCACCTCGCGCGAACGAGAAAAACAAAAGACAACCCCACCCCAATTTTTGATTACCACACCCGAGAGCCTTCATTTGTTGCTCTCACAAAAAGGCTATCCTACCTATTTCAAGAATCTAAAATCTATTATTGTAGACGAGTGGCACGAGCTGATCGGTGCCAAACGAGGTGTGCTGATGGAGTTGGCACTATCTCGGTTAAAAGCAATTTGCCCGACTTTAAAAGTTTGGGGCATATCGGCCACGATTGGCAACATGGAGCAATCGCTTCAAGTGTTATTGGGTGATTATGAATCCAGCAAAAAAGTAAAAACCATTCGCGCCAATATTGAAAAAAAAGTAGAGATACTTTCTATTCTGCCAAACGAAGTGGAGCGGATGCCGTGGGCCGGTCATTTGGGCATTCATTTGCTCGAGAAAGTTTTGCCCATCATCCGAGAAAGCAAAAGTACCTTGCTGTTTACCAACACACGTTCCTTCGCTGAAATCTGGTATCAAAAATTATTGGATTTTGCTCCCGAGCTGTCAGGCGTTTTGGCCATGCACCACGGATCCATCAGCATGGAATTGCGCAATTGGGTGGAAGAGCAACTGCACGATGGAAAATTAAAAGCAGTAGTTTGTACATCTAGTTTGGATTTGGGTGTTGACTTTCGACCCGTGGAAACCATCATTCAAGTTGGGAGCCCAAAAGGTGTTGCACGATTTATGCAACGGGCTGGGCGAAGTGGCCACCAACCAGGTGCGGTTAGCCGAATTTATTTTTTGCCTACCAATTCATTGGAGTTGACCGAGGCGGCTGCTTTGCGCGAAGCCATGAACCGAAAAATTGTGGAAGACCGCATCCCGTATCTCCGCTCGTTTGATGTGCTGGTGCAGTATCTTATTACACTTGCAGTGTCCGATGGGTTTAAACCAGATGAGATTTTGAGGGAGATAAAAACCACGGCCAGTTTTTCTTCCATTACGGAGGAAGAATGGAACTGGGCATTGAGCTTTGTGGCAACGGGCGGTCAGTCGCTTACGGCCTACAATGAATATAGAAAGGTGGTAGTGGAAGATGGCATCTATAAAGTGACCAGTCGGGCGGTGGCACACAAGCACCGGCTGTCCATCGGCACTATTGTTGGCGATACGTTGATTCACATCAAATTTGTGTCGGGCAAATACCTAGGCACGATTGAAGAATATTTTATTTCGCGTTTGAATGTGGGCGATGTGTTTTGGTTTGCTGGGCAAAGCCTAGAGTTGGTGCGCATCAAAGAAATGGAAGCGCACGTACGAAAGTCAAAACGGAAGTCAGGCAAAGTGCCATCGTGGCAGGGCGGGCGCATGCCGCTGTCTTCGCAATTAAGTGAAATGATCCGAGTAAAAATTGATGAAGCGGCTCGTGCACAAGAAAAGGATGCCGAGATGAAATTTCTTCGACCATTGATGGATTTGCAAAAGGAACGGTCTCACTTGCCTTTTCTACACGAGTTTTTAATTGAATATTTTCAAAGCGATGAAGGCTACCATGTGGTGATGTATCCCTTCGAAGGGCGAAATGTTCACGAAGGATTAGGAGCGCTGGTTGCGTATCGAATCGCCCAGATCAGGCCATTGACTTTTTCCATTGCCATGAATGATTATGGATTTGAGTTATTGTGCGATCAGGAGATTCCTATTTACGAAGCGATTGAGACCAACGTGTTGGGTAGTGAAAATTTATCGACTGATATTTTGGCCAGCATCAACAATACGGAAATGGCACGTAGAAAATTTAGGGACATAGCCGCCATCTCTGGATTGGTGTTTAAAGGAATGCCGGGCAAGAAAATAAAAGAGAAGCACTTGCAATCATCGGCACAATTATTCTTTAATGTATTTCACGAATACGAACCCGACAATCTCTTGCTGCTTCAGGCGTTTGAAGAGGTCATGGATTTTCAGTTGGAAGAAGCACGTATGCTGCAGGTATTGCAACGGATCAGTCAACAAAAAATAATAATCACCGAACCAGAAAAACCAACGCCTTTTGCCTTTCCGATTATCGTTGACCGCATGAGCCGCGAAAAACTAACGTCTGAAAAATTGGAAGACAGGGTGAAACGGATGGCAGTGGAGTATAAGGAGTAG
- the idi gene encoding isopentenyl-diphosphate Delta-isomerase, with product MTEVILVDANDNAIGTMEKMEAHEKGLLHRAFSVLIFNSNGELLIQKRASTKYHSGGLWTNTCCSHPTPQESIEQAAKRRLKEEMGIEAEPTFTYKFIYKTELDKNLIEYEVDHVLTAQFDGEPKVNENEVEDWKYVSLKELQRDAQDNPHLYTEWFKLILKHKEIAIL from the coding sequence ATGACCGAAGTTATTTTAGTTGATGCAAATGACAATGCCATTGGCACCATGGAAAAAATGGAAGCTCATGAAAAAGGACTATTGCACCGTGCTTTTTCGGTTTTAATTTTTAACTCTAATGGAGAATTGTTGATACAAAAAAGAGCTTCTACCAAATACCATAGCGGGGGCTTGTGGACAAACACGTGTTGTAGCCATCCCACACCGCAAGAAAGTATTGAACAAGCCGCCAAAAGGAGATTGAAAGAAGAAATGGGCATCGAGGCCGAACCCACTTTCACCTATAAATTTATTTACAAGACAGAGCTCGATAAAAACCTTATCGAGTATGAAGTAGATCACGTGCTGACCGCTCAATTTGATGGAGAACCCAAAGTAAATGAAAACGAGGTGGAAGATTGGAAGTATGTCAGCCTAAAAGAATTACAGCGTGATGCGCAAGATAATCCTCATTTGTACACCGAATGGTTTAAGTTGATTTTGAAACACAAGGAGATAGCCATTCTTTAA